In Rhizobium oryzihabitans, one DNA window encodes the following:
- a CDS encoding GntR family transcriptional regulator: MNTLVKVTLAEQAHQELRARIVSGRLRGGERLLPNELAADLGISPTPVKEACLKLEADGLVVNSSRRGMVVRDFTVEDVEELYAARMLLEKGAVEVAFDAGQLDRALHAQLLESLAKHREFAKGPTLDELSKALFYDRSFHTALVSAARIPVISGSHERILDQTHTVFVSILGDYARSVEEHQNIADAIAAGSKAQIVDALWRHLERSRQNTLRQVRLLKEARA, translated from the coding sequence ATGAACACGCTGGTCAAAGTCACACTCGCCGAACAGGCGCATCAGGAATTGCGCGCGCGCATCGTCAGCGGTAGATTGCGCGGCGGCGAGCGCCTGCTGCCCAATGAGCTTGCCGCCGATCTCGGCATCAGCCCCACGCCGGTCAAGGAAGCCTGCCTGAAACTCGAGGCGGACGGGCTGGTGGTCAATTCCTCCCGGCGCGGCATGGTGGTGCGTGATTTTACGGTGGAGGACGTGGAGGAACTCTACGCCGCCAGAATGCTGCTGGAAAAAGGTGCCGTGGAAGTGGCTTTCGATGCCGGGCAACTGGACCGGGCGCTGCATGCGCAGCTTCTGGAAAGTCTTGCGAAACACCGCGAATTTGCCAAAGGCCCGACACTCGACGAATTGTCGAAGGCGCTTTTTTACGATCGCAGCTTTCACACGGCTCTTGTTTCGGCCGCGCGCATTCCGGTCATCTCCGGTTCGCATGAGCGCATTCTCGACCAGACCCACACGGTTTTCGTGTCGATTCTGGGCGATTACGCCCGCTCGGTTGAGGAACACCAGAATATTGCCGATGCCATCGCCGCTGGCAGCAAGGCACAGATCGTGGATGCGCTCTGGCGGCATCTCGAGCGCAGCCGGCAAAACACGCTGCGTCAGGTGCGGCTGCTCAAAGAGGCTCGGGCCTGA
- a CDS encoding ABC transporter ATP-binding protein codes for MTIAPAPAGQAEPRVVLSARGLTKTFGAFAAVKNVDLDVHHARVHALIGPNGAGKTTVFNLLTKFLQPTGGAITFMGTDITRTPPDKVARLGLVRSFQISAVFPHLTVLENVRVALQRPNSLATQFWLPLSSLDRLNARAEELIAMVGLTREKHALAADLSYGRKRVLEIATTLALDPKVLLLDEPMAGMGGEDVAHVAELIREVAKTRAVLMVEHNLKVVADICHHVTVLQRGEILAEGDYAAVSADPRVRTAYMGTEEA; via the coding sequence ATGACGATCGCTCCCGCCCCTGCCGGGCAGGCCGAACCTCGCGTCGTTCTTTCGGCGCGTGGTCTCACCAAGACCTTCGGTGCATTCGCAGCTGTGAAAAACGTCGATCTCGACGTGCATCATGCCCGCGTGCATGCGCTGATCGGTCCGAACGGCGCCGGCAAGACTACGGTCTTCAACCTGTTGACCAAGTTTCTCCAGCCGACAGGCGGGGCGATCACCTTCATGGGAACGGACATAACAAGGACGCCACCAGACAAGGTGGCGCGTCTCGGCCTCGTCAGGTCGTTCCAGATATCGGCGGTGTTTCCGCATCTGACGGTTCTGGAAAATGTGCGGGTGGCGTTGCAGCGGCCCAACAGCCTTGCAACGCAGTTCTGGCTGCCGCTCTCTTCGCTCGACAGGCTGAACGCCCGTGCCGAGGAACTGATCGCCATGGTCGGTCTGACGCGGGAAAAACATGCGCTTGCGGCCGATCTTTCTTACGGCCGCAAGCGGGTCCTCGAAATCGCCACCACGCTCGCGCTTGATCCAAAGGTTCTGCTGCTCGATGAACCGATGGCCGGCATGGGCGGTGAAGATGTCGCCCATGTTGCCGAACTCATCCGCGAGGTGGCCAAGACCCGCGCGGTGCTGATGGTCGAACATAATCTGAAAGTCGTGGCCGATATCTGCCACCACGTCACGGTCTTGCAACGCGGTGAAATTCTGGCGGAGGGCGACTATGCCGCCGTTTCCGCCGATCCGCGTGTGCGCACGGCCTATATGGGCACGGAGGAGGCTTGA
- a CDS encoding mandelate racemase/muconate lactonizing enzyme family protein — translation MKITAVEPFILHLPLTSESISDSTHSITHWGVVGAKITTSDGLDGYGFTGTHAHLPSDRLITSCISDCYAPLLVGEDASDHSRLWTKLARYPALQWVGRAGITHLALAAVDVALWDLKAKKAGVPLWHYLGGARTAGVEAYNTDIGWLSFTLEKLLAGSAKAVEEDGFTRLKFKVGHDDPNIDIARLAAVRKRVGSSVRIAIDGNGKWDLPTCQRFCATAKDLDIYWFEEPLWYDDVTSHARLARNTSIPIALGEQLYTVDAFRSFIDAGAVAYVQPDVTRLGGITEYIQVADLALAHRLPVVPHAGEMSQVHVHLSYWHPASTILEYIPWIKDHFEEPIHVRDGVYKRPELPGASTTPLAESFARYGKAVK, via the coding sequence ATGAAAATAACCGCTGTCGAACCTTTCATCCTGCATTTGCCGCTGACCTCGGAGTCGATTTCCGATTCCACCCACAGCATCACTCACTGGGGCGTCGTCGGCGCAAAAATTACCACCAGTGACGGTCTCGATGGCTATGGGTTCACCGGCACCCATGCACATTTGCCATCCGACAGGCTGATCACATCCTGCATCAGCGATTGTTATGCGCCGCTTCTGGTGGGTGAGGATGCCTCCGATCATTCGCGGCTGTGGACGAAACTTGCCCGTTATCCCGCGTTGCAATGGGTCGGCAGGGCGGGGATCACACATCTTGCGCTGGCCGCCGTGGACGTGGCGCTCTGGGACCTGAAGGCGAAAAAGGCGGGTGTTCCGCTCTGGCATTACCTTGGCGGCGCGCGCACGGCCGGGGTGGAAGCCTATAATACCGATATCGGCTGGCTTTCCTTCACGCTGGAGAAGCTGCTGGCGGGCAGCGCCAAGGCGGTGGAGGAAGATGGCTTCACCCGCCTGAAGTTCAAGGTTGGGCATGACGATCCCAATATCGACATTGCGCGTCTCGCCGCCGTCCGCAAACGCGTCGGCTCTTCCGTCAGGATTGCGATTGACGGCAATGGCAAGTGGGACCTGCCGACCTGCCAGCGCTTCTGCGCGACGGCGAAAGATCTGGATATCTACTGGTTCGAGGAGCCGCTCTGGTATGACGATGTGACGAGCCACGCGCGGCTGGCGCGGAACACGTCCATTCCGATTGCGCTCGGAGAGCAGCTTTATACGGTGGATGCGTTCCGCTCATTCATCGATGCGGGTGCGGTTGCCTATGTCCAGCCGGATGTGACCCGGCTCGGCGGCATCACCGAATATATCCAGGTCGCCGACCTTGCGCTCGCCCATCGCCTCCCGGTCGTGCCGCATGCCGGCGAGATGAGCCAGGTGCATGTGCATCTGAGCTACTGGCATCCGGCCTCGACCATTCTCGAATATATTCCGTGGATCAAGGATCATTTCGAAGAACCGATCCATGTCCGCGACGGCGTTTACAAGCGGCCCGAGCTTCCGGGCGCCAGCACCACGCCGCTGGCGGAAAGCTTCGCCCGTTATGGCAAGGCTGTGAAATGA
- a CDS encoding ATP-binding cassette domain-containing protein has product MSIVVEGRGITRHYHVPGGLFGGAKTVQALKGIDFAVERGKTLAIVGESGSGKSTLARIIALIDPASGGELKIDGQPVDIAKRRPGTDMRSKVQMVFQNPYGSLNPRQKVGDVLMEPLVINTGMPASERRERAEAMLVKVGLGPEHFNRYPHMFSGGQRQRIAIARALMLNPALLVLDEPVSALDLSVQAQVLNLLRDLQEEFELTYVFVSHDLSVVRYIADDVMVISKGEAVEQGTREELFADPKHAYTRQLFAATPITDVDAIRARVERRKAARQAATA; this is encoded by the coding sequence ATGAGCATCGTTGTCGAAGGCAGGGGCATTACCCGCCATTATCACGTTCCGGGCGGCCTGTTCGGCGGCGCCAAGACGGTCCAGGCGCTGAAAGGCATCGATTTTGCCGTTGAACGCGGCAAGACGCTCGCCATCGTCGGAGAATCCGGTTCGGGCAAGTCAACGCTTGCGCGCATCATCGCGCTGATCGATCCGGCATCCGGCGGCGAGCTGAAGATTGATGGCCAGCCGGTCGATATCGCCAAGCGTCGTCCCGGCACCGACATGCGCTCCAAGGTGCAGATGGTGTTCCAGAACCCATATGGCAGCCTCAATCCGCGCCAGAAGGTTGGTGACGTGTTGATGGAACCTTTGGTCATCAACACGGGGATGCCGGCTTCCGAGCGTCGCGAGCGGGCTGAAGCCATGCTGGTGAAGGTGGGCCTGGGGCCGGAACACTTCAACCGCTATCCGCACATGTTCTCGGGCGGCCAGCGCCAGCGCATCGCCATTGCACGGGCGTTGATGCTCAATCCGGCACTTCTGGTGCTGGACGAACCGGTCTCGGCGCTCGATCTGTCGGTACAGGCGCAGGTGCTGAACCTGCTCAGGGATCTGCAGGAAGAGTTCGAACTCACCTACGTCTTCGTCAGCCACGATCTTTCCGTGGTCCGCTATATCGCCGATGACGTGATGGTCATCTCGAAGGGCGAGGCCGTGGAGCAGGGAACGCGCGAGGAACTGTTCGCCGATCCCAAGCACGCCTATACGCGCCAGCTTTTTGCAGCCACGCCGATTACGGATGTCGACGCCATCCGCGCCCGCGTGGAACGCCGTAAGGCGGCACGGCAGGCTGCGACGGCTTGA
- a CDS encoding mannitol dehydrogenase family protein, translated as MTDRLSAATLPRLPQSVATPAYDRQKVTPGIVHLGVGAFHRAHQAVFIDDCLNRGETQWGIVAASLRSPDTRDAIEPQDNLYTFCLRDGESERLRVIGSILETIVAPEDPERLVERLSDPRVLIVTLTVTEKGYLTNLASRSLLRDHPDILHDLEHPDRPRSIFGFILAATRRRRAEGSLPLTLLSCDNLPANGHVLRKLLLEFASLADKELGTFIETNIAFPCSMVDRIVPATTDKDRDAVSAALGARDAWPVVAEPYFRFVIEDNFPHGRPALEKSGVEFVGNVEPYEHMKLRMLNGSHSAIAAIGQIAGLPTVADAWAETPVRDFIDAYWREIDRTLDPAVDGAEFVAGLRERFANPSLQHKTMQIASDASQKVPLRILAPLRELLEEKAESRAVIFAVALWIRSCADMDEKGQPITILDPAFKEWDAPDQLTMSPDAVVDRFLTFGRTFGEDLPENETFVSTLKAAYRNIRENGALGAIGKFLKS; from the coding sequence ATGACAGACCGGCTTTCCGCTGCCACCCTGCCTCGCCTGCCGCAATCCGTCGCAACGCCTGCCTATGACCGCCAGAAGGTCACGCCGGGCATCGTGCATCTTGGCGTCGGCGCCTTTCACCGCGCGCATCAGGCGGTTTTTATCGACGATTGCCTCAACCGCGGCGAGACGCAATGGGGCATTGTCGCCGCATCGCTCAGAAGCCCGGACACCCGCGACGCCATTGAACCTCAGGATAATCTCTACACCTTCTGCCTGCGCGATGGAGAAAGCGAGCGCCTGCGCGTCATCGGCTCCATCCTCGAAACCATCGTCGCACCTGAGGACCCCGAACGGCTGGTGGAACGGCTCTCCGATCCGCGCGTCCTTATCGTGACGCTGACGGTGACGGAGAAGGGTTATCTGACCAATCTCGCATCCCGAAGCCTGCTGCGCGATCATCCCGATATTCTCCATGATCTCGAACATCCGGACCGGCCGCGTTCCATCTTCGGTTTCATTCTTGCCGCCACAAGGCGCAGGCGCGCTGAAGGCTCCCTGCCGCTGACGCTTCTGTCCTGCGATAACCTGCCGGCCAACGGACATGTGCTGCGAAAGCTGCTGCTGGAATTTGCAAGCCTTGCGGACAAGGAGCTGGGAACATTCATCGAAACCAATATTGCCTTCCCCTGCTCGATGGTGGACCGGATCGTTCCCGCAACCACCGATAAGGATCGGGATGCGGTATCCGCGGCACTTGGCGCGCGCGATGCCTGGCCCGTGGTGGCCGAGCCCTATTTCCGCTTCGTCATCGAGGACAATTTTCCGCATGGAAGGCCGGCGCTCGAAAAATCGGGTGTGGAATTTGTCGGCAATGTCGAACCATATGAGCATATGAAGCTCAGAATGCTGAACGGTTCCCATAGCGCCATCGCGGCCATCGGCCAGATCGCCGGCCTTCCGACAGTGGCCGATGCCTGGGCCGAAACGCCCGTGCGCGATTTCATCGATGCCTATTGGCGCGAGATCGACCGGACACTCGACCCCGCCGTCGACGGCGCGGAATTCGTGGCTGGCCTGCGGGAGCGTTTCGCCAACCCTTCCCTGCAACACAAGACGATGCAGATCGCCTCCGACGCTTCGCAGAAAGTGCCGCTGCGCATTCTCGCCCCCTTACGCGAATTGCTGGAAGAGAAGGCCGAAAGCAGGGCCGTCATTTTCGCGGTCGCCCTGTGGATCAGGTCCTGCGCGGACATGGATGAAAAGGGTCAGCCGATCACCATTCTCGATCCTGCTTTCAAGGAATGGGATGCCCCGGACCAACTGACAATGTCGCCCGATGCCGTCGTCGACCGTTTTCTCACCTTCGGGCGCACATTTGGCGAGGACCTTCCTGAAAACGAGACCTTCGTCTCAACCCTGAAGGCCGCTTATCGCAATATTCGGGAAAATGGCGCGCTGGGGGCCATCGGCAAGTTTTTGAAGTCCTGA
- a CDS encoding ABC transporter permease subunit, with amino-acid sequence MSDVTTTPGVRLSDAAIRRRMIADFWFYFRQNRGAVIGLAVFLLLVLVAVFAPLIAPHDPTQQYRDALLVPPVWQDGGRTGFFFGTDAVGRDMLSRLIYGAQYSLFIGVVVVSIALVGGIVIGLVAGFFGGWVDTVIMRVMDVILAFPSLLLALVLVAILGPGLTNAMIAIAIVYQPHFARLTRAAVMSELRREYVTAARVAGAGNFRLMFKTILPNCLAPLIVQATLSFSSAVLDAAALGFLGMGAQPPASEWGTMLAEAREFILRAWWVVTLPGLTILVSVLAINLMGDGLRDALDPKLKRS; translated from the coding sequence ATGAGCGATGTGACCACCACCCCCGGCGTCCGTCTTTCGGACGCCGCCATCCGCCGCCGGATGATCGCCGATTTCTGGTTCTACTTCCGCCAGAACCGTGGCGCCGTCATCGGTCTCGCCGTCTTCCTTCTTCTGGTGCTGGTGGCGGTTTTTGCGCCGCTCATCGCGCCGCATGATCCGACGCAGCAATATCGCGACGCTCTGCTCGTTCCGCCCGTATGGCAGGATGGCGGCCGCACCGGCTTCTTCTTCGGTACCGATGCGGTCGGTCGCGACATGCTGTCCCGGCTGATCTACGGTGCGCAATATTCGCTGTTCATCGGCGTCGTTGTCGTCTCCATCGCCCTTGTCGGCGGTATCGTCATAGGTCTCGTCGCCGGTTTCTTCGGCGGCTGGGTCGATACCGTCATCATGCGCGTGATGGATGTCATCCTGGCGTTTCCGTCGCTGCTTCTGGCGCTGGTGCTGGTCGCGATCCTGGGGCCTGGTCTCACCAATGCCATGATCGCCATCGCCATCGTCTACCAGCCGCATTTCGCGCGTCTGACGCGTGCGGCTGTCATGAGCGAGTTGCGCCGTGAATATGTCACGGCCGCCCGTGTGGCGGGTGCCGGCAATTTCCGGCTGATGTTCAAGACCATCCTGCCGAACTGCCTTGCGCCCTTGATCGTGCAAGCGACGCTTTCCTTCTCGTCCGCCGTTCTTGATGCGGCGGCCCTCGGCTTCCTCGGCATGGGCGCGCAGCCGCCCGCCTCCGAATGGGGCACGATGCTGGCCGAAGCCCGCGAGTTCATCCTGCGCGCCTGGTGGGTCGTTACCCTTCCGGGTCTCACGATCCTCGTATCGGTGCTCGCCATCAACCTGATGGGCGACGGGCTGCGCGATGCGCTCGATCCCAAACTGAAGCGGAGCTGA
- a CDS encoding ABC transporter ATP-binding protein, whose protein sequence is MAAMLEVSNLKSWYGESQALHGVDLNVGEGETITILGRNGVGKTTTLRTIMGIIRNRKGVIKLGGKDLMPVPLHRTAKYGIGFVPEERGIFATLSVEENLKLPPVVASGGMTLDEIYELFPNLYERRTSPGTKLSGGEQQMLAMARILRTGVKVLLLDEPTEGLAPVIVQRIGEVLKTLKSRGMTVVLVEQNFRFASRIADRFYLMDHGQMVSNFPVSELSDRMGELNKVLGV, encoded by the coding sequence ATGGCGGCAATGCTCGAAGTCTCCAACCTGAAATCCTGGTACGGCGAAAGCCAGGCGCTGCACGGCGTCGATCTGAACGTCGGCGAAGGCGAAACCATCACCATTCTCGGCCGCAACGGCGTGGGCAAAACCACGACGCTGCGCACCATCATGGGCATCATCCGCAACCGCAAGGGCGTGATCAAGCTCGGTGGCAAGGATCTGATGCCGGTGCCGCTGCATCGCACGGCAAAATACGGCATCGGTTTCGTGCCGGAAGAGCGCGGCATCTTCGCGACGCTGAGCGTCGAGGAGAACCTGAAGCTGCCGCCCGTCGTCGCATCCGGCGGCATGACGCTCGATGAAATCTACGAGCTGTTTCCTAATCTCTACGAGCGTCGGACAAGTCCAGGCACCAAGCTCTCCGGCGGCGAGCAGCAGATGCTGGCCATGGCGCGCATCCTGCGCACCGGGGTCAAGGTTCTCCTGCTCGATGAGCCGACCGAGGGGCTTGCACCTGTTATCGTGCAGCGCATCGGCGAAGTGCTGAAGACCTTGAAAAGCCGGGGCATGACCGTTGTTCTGGTCGAGCAGAATTTCCGCTTCGCCAGCCGCATCGCGGACCGTTTCTACCTGATGGATCATGGCCAGATGGTCAGCAATTTTCCGGTGAGCGAGCTTTCCGACCGCATGGGCGAACTCAATAAAGTGCTGGGGGTTTAA
- a CDS encoding ABC transporter ATP-binding protein, protein MSLLKIKNLTVKFATATGAFTAVNGIDVSVDKHEVLAIVGESGSGKSVSMLAVMGLLPDTATITADEMTFDGTNLLAMTPQERRKLIGREITMIFQEPVASLNPSFTVGFQIEEVLRLNLGMGRSAARARALELFRAVGIPDPETKLNAYPHQMSGGQCQRVMIAIAIASKPRLLIADEPTTALDVTIQKQILDLLMTLQEEYGMALILITHDMGVVAETADRVVVQYKGRKMEEADVLSLFEAPQHPYTKALLSALPENATGDRLPTVSDFFGKEGVQ, encoded by the coding sequence ATGAGCCTGCTGAAAATCAAGAACCTCACCGTCAAGTTCGCCACGGCCACTGGCGCGTTTACGGCCGTCAACGGTATCGACGTGTCCGTGGACAAGCACGAAGTGCTCGCCATCGTCGGCGAGTCCGGTTCGGGCAAGTCGGTATCCATGCTCGCCGTGATGGGGCTTCTGCCCGATACGGCGACAATCACCGCCGACGAGATGACCTTCGACGGCACGAACCTGCTGGCGATGACGCCGCAGGAGCGTCGCAAGCTGATCGGCCGCGAGATCACCATGATCTTTCAGGAGCCGGTCGCGTCGCTCAACCCGTCGTTTACGGTCGGTTTCCAGATCGAGGAGGTGCTGCGCCTCAATCTCGGCATGGGCCGGTCCGCCGCCCGTGCGCGGGCGCTCGAACTGTTCCGGGCCGTCGGTATTCCCGATCCGGAAACCAAGCTCAACGCCTATCCGCACCAGATGTCCGGCGGCCAGTGCCAGCGTGTGATGATCGCGATCGCAATCGCCTCCAAACCGCGTCTGCTGATCGCCGACGAGCCGACGACCGCGCTCGACGTGACGATCCAGAAACAGATCCTCGATCTGTTGATGACCCTGCAGGAAGAATACGGCATGGCGCTGATCCTCATCACCCATGACATGGGTGTTGTGGCGGAAACAGCAGACCGCGTCGTGGTGCAATATAAGGGCCGCAAGATGGAGGAGGCGGATGTCTTAAGCCTCTTCGAAGCCCCGCAGCATCCCTATACCAAGGCATTGCTTTCGGCCCTGCCGGAAAATGCGACCGGTGACCGCCTGCCCACGGTTTCCGATTTCTTCGGCAAGGAGGGCGTTCAATGA
- a CDS encoding ABC transporter substrate-binding protein: MRKSILLSTAMVLAAGTAAYAAEISDGKVKIGILNDQSGVYANFGGKYSYEAAKMAVEDFGGKVLNAPVEVVTADHQNKADVASNIARQWYDTEQVDSIMELTSSSVGLAVQALSKDKKKITVNTGAATTELTGKQCSPYGFHWAYDTYSLAVGTGGALVKQGGDSWFFLTADYAFGYSLEENTANFVKANGGKVLGSVRHPLATTDYSSFLLQAQSSGAKVIGLANAGLDTSNAIKQAAEFGIVAGGQRLAALLFTLAEVHGLGLEAAQGLTLTEGFYWDRDDESRKFGERFKERTGAMPNMVHTGTYSAVLHYLKAIEKAGTDDADAVAKAMKEMPVNDVFAKDGHVAANGRMIHDMYLMEVKKPDESKQPWDYYKVLATIPGKEAFMDPAKSGCPLVTQ, encoded by the coding sequence ATGCGCAAGAGTATTCTTTTATCCACGGCCATGGTCCTAGCCGCGGGCACCGCCGCTTATGCCGCCGAAATTTCCGACGGCAAGGTCAAGATCGGCATCCTGAACGACCAGTCGGGCGTCTACGCCAATTTCGGCGGCAAATACTCTTATGAGGCCGCGAAGATGGCGGTCGAGGATTTCGGCGGCAAGGTGCTCAATGCGCCAGTGGAAGTGGTGACCGCCGACCACCAAAACAAGGCGGATGTCGCCTCCAACATCGCCCGGCAATGGTATGACACGGAACAGGTCGACTCGATCATGGAGTTGACCTCGTCGTCGGTGGGGCTGGCCGTGCAGGCGCTCTCCAAGGACAAGAAGAAGATCACCGTCAACACGGGCGCGGCAACGACGGAGCTGACGGGCAAGCAATGCAGCCCCTATGGTTTCCATTGGGCATACGACACCTATTCGCTCGCAGTCGGTACCGGCGGCGCGCTGGTGAAGCAGGGCGGCGACAGCTGGTTCTTCCTGACCGCCGACTACGCCTTCGGTTATTCGCTTGAAGAAAACACTGCCAATTTCGTCAAGGCCAATGGCGGCAAGGTGCTGGGCTCCGTGCGCCATCCGCTGGCGACGACTGATTATTCCTCCTTCCTGTTGCAGGCGCAGTCATCAGGCGCGAAGGTCATCGGCCTTGCCAATGCCGGCCTCGACACCTCCAATGCCATCAAGCAGGCGGCCGAGTTCGGTATCGTCGCAGGCGGCCAGCGGCTCGCGGCTCTTCTCTTCACGCTTGCCGAAGTGCATGGCCTCGGCCTCGAGGCAGCCCAGGGCCTGACGCTGACGGAAGGCTTCTATTGGGACCGCGACGATGAATCGCGCAAATTCGGCGAACGGTTCAAGGAACGCACCGGCGCCATGCCGAACATGGTGCACACAGGCACTTATTCCGCCGTCCTGCACTATCTGAAAGCCATCGAAAAGGCCGGGACGGATGATGCCGACGCCGTTGCCAAGGCCATGAAGGAAATGCCGGTCAACGACGTTTTCGCCAAGGACGGCCATGTGGCAGCGAACGGCCGTATGATCCACGACATGTATCTCATGGAGGTGAAGAAGCCGGATGAGAGCAAGCAGCCGTGGGACTATTACAAGGTGCTTGCCACGATCCCCGGCAAGGAAGCCTTCATGGACCCGGCAAAGAGCGGTTGCCCGCTGGTGACCCAATAA
- a CDS encoding LLM class flavin-dependent oxidoreductase: MKKIGFLSFGHWTPSPQSQTRSAADTLLQSIDLAVAAEELGADGAYFRVHHFARQLASPFPLLAAVGARTKSIEIGTGVIDMRYENPFYMAEDAGSADLIAGGRLQLGISRGSPEQVIDGWRYFGYRPAEGQSEEDMARQHTEVFLELLKGEGFAEPNPRPMFPNPPGLLRLEPHSEGLRERIWWGSSSNATAVWAAKLGMNLQSSTLKTDETGEPFHVQQAQQIRNFREAWKEAGHTREPRVSVSRSIFALVNDRDRSYFGHGNEGDDKIGYIDDKTRAIFGRSYAAEPEKLIEQLKADEAIAEADTLLLTVPNQLGVDYNAHVIETILKQVAPALGWR; the protein is encoded by the coding sequence ATGAAAAAGATCGGATTTCTATCCTTCGGACACTGGACGCCCTCGCCCCAGTCGCAGACCCGCTCGGCTGCGGACACCCTGCTGCAATCGATAGACCTTGCCGTCGCCGCGGAAGAGCTGGGCGCCGACGGCGCCTATTTTCGCGTGCACCATTTCGCCCGCCAGCTGGCTTCCCCCTTCCCGCTGCTCGCGGCGGTCGGCGCCAGAACGAAGAGCATCGAGATCGGCACCGGCGTCATCGACATGCGCTATGAAAACCCGTTCTACATGGCCGAAGATGCAGGTTCTGCCGATCTCATAGCGGGCGGTCGCCTGCAGCTCGGCATCAGCCGCGGTTCGCCGGAACAGGTGATCGACGGCTGGCGTTATTTCGGTTACCGCCCGGCTGAAGGCCAGAGCGAAGAGGATATGGCGCGGCAGCATACCGAGGTCTTCCTCGAACTGCTGAAGGGCGAAGGTTTCGCTGAGCCGAACCCGCGACCGATGTTCCCCAACCCGCCCGGCCTTTTGCGGCTGGAGCCACATTCCGAAGGTCTGCGCGAGCGCATCTGGTGGGGTTCCAGCTCCAACGCCACGGCGGTTTGGGCGGCAAAGCTTGGCATGAATCTGCAAAGCTCCACCCTGAAGACGGATGAGACGGGTGAGCCTTTCCATGTCCAGCAGGCGCAGCAGATCCGCAACTTCCGGGAAGCCTGGAAGGAAGCCGGCCACACCCGCGAACCCCGTGTGTCGGTCAGCCGCAGCATCTTCGCTCTCGTCAACGATCGCGACCGGTCCTATTTCGGTCACGGCAACGAAGGCGATGACAAGATCGGTTATATCGACGACAAGACACGCGCAATCTTCGGGCGCAGCTATGCCGCCGAGCCTGAAAAACTGATCGAACAGCTGAAAGCCGACGAGGCCATCGCCGAGGCCGACACGCTGCTCCTCACCGTACCGAACCAGCTGGGCGTCGATTACAACGCCCATGTGATCGAGACGATCCTCAAACAGGTGGCGCCCGCACTCGGCTGGCGCTAA
- a CDS encoding LysR family transcriptional regulator has translation MATPFTWDDLQYFLAVARTGQLSSAARSLRTSHATVSRHIDRLEFSLKTKLFERNPRGYELTTVGRRLVDTVERIEAEAERLQSDISESGSLLRGVVRLSAPEGFSNFFFVERLKDFAITHPHIMVEMVTIQQIMALSRKEADVAVTLDPPKAGPYINEQIIDYTLHIYASRSYLAGHPKITRREDLPDHFFIGYVQDLIFSPGLDYMRDVLPGLRPNFQSSSIFAQLTATLSGRGLCILPNFIAARFPDLQMVLAGEVELRRGYWLTSHQDLANVPRVRSLMDFILTTARAHENLFILDRRTIA, from the coding sequence ATGGCCACCCCTTTCACCTGGGACGACCTGCAATATTTTCTGGCCGTGGCCCGCACCGGGCAGCTCTCATCGGCAGCCAGAAGCCTGCGCACCAGCCACGCCACCGTCTCCCGCCATATCGACCGGCTGGAATTCTCGCTTAAAACCAAGCTGTTCGAGCGAAACCCGCGCGGTTATGAACTCACGACCGTCGGCCGGCGGCTGGTGGATACGGTCGAGCGTATCGAGGCGGAAGCGGAGAGGCTGCAGTCGGATATTTCCGAAAGTGGAAGCCTGCTGCGCGGCGTGGTGCGGCTCAGCGCACCGGAAGGTTTTTCCAATTTTTTCTTTGTGGAGAGACTGAAGGACTTCGCCATCACCCATCCGCACATCATGGTGGAGATGGTGACGATCCAGCAGATCATGGCGCTGTCGAGAAAAGAGGCGGATGTGGCGGTGACGCTCGACCCACCGAAAGCCGGTCCCTATATCAACGAACAGATCATCGACTACACGCTGCATATCTACGCATCACGATCCTATCTCGCCGGACATCCAAAAATCACGCGGCGCGAAGACTTACCCGATCATTTCTTTATCGGTTACGTGCAGGACCTCATCTTCTCGCCGGGTCTCGACTATATGCGCGATGTGCTGCCGGGTCTCAGGCCCAACTTCCAGTCATCGAGCATTTTCGCGCAGTTGACCGCAACGCTGAGCGGCCGTGGCCTTTGCATATTGCCGAATTTCATCGCCGCGCGCTTCCCCGATCTGCAGATGGTGCTTGCCGGTGAAGTGGAACTGCGGCGGGGTTACTGGCTGACGAGCCATCAGGACCTTGCCAATGTGCCGCGTGTCCGCTCGCTGATGGACTTCATTCTCACCACGGCGCGCGCCCACGAAAATCTCTTCATCCTCGACCGAAGGACGATTGCCTGA